A genomic window from Vigna radiata var. radiata cultivar VC1973A chromosome 2, Vradiata_ver6, whole genome shotgun sequence includes:
- the LOC106755818 gene encoding repetitive proline-rich cell wall protein 1-like gives MEISGESRHLPPLIYGVVFCIISTMVAADYPYYGGGQPYNNPYYKPYEPKYPNYDPYYYKSPPPYYQPKYPPYNEPKYPPYYYKSPPPPRYEYKPPPYNYKPPYNEYKPPPYNYYKPPYNYYKPPYNYYKPPPYEYKPPPYFYKPTYPEYKPPSEYKPPSSPPYEYKPPQSPPYK, from the coding sequence ATGGAAATCTCAGGTGAGTCAAGGCACTTGCCTCCACTCATCTATGGTGTAGTCTTCTGCATAATTTCTACCATGGTTGCTGCTGATTATCCTTACTATGGTGGAGGCCAACCATACAACAATCCATATTACAAACCCTATGAACCCAAATATCCTAATTATGATCCATATTACTACAAATCTCCACCTCCTTACTATCAACCCAAATACCCTCCTTATAATGAACCCAAATATCCTCCATATTACTACAAATCTCCACCACCTCCACGATATGAATACAAGCCACCTCCATATAACTACAAACCTCCATACAATGAATACAAACCACCTCCATACAACTACTACAAACCTCCATACAACTACTACAAACCTCCATACAACTACTACAAACCTCCTCCCTATGAATACAAGCCACCACCATATTTTTATAAACCCACATATCCAGAATACAAGCCCCCATCTGAATACAAGCCTCCATCTTCTCCTCCATATGAATACAAACCACCACAATCTCCTCCCTATAAATAG